Proteins encoded within one genomic window of Couchioplanes caeruleus:
- a CDS encoding FAD-dependent oxidoreductase: MRTAVVVGAGMAGLAAAGALAREGWQVTLLERGERVAAPPTALVLWPNGRRALESLDPDGGWPAIAAPLPDGGVRRPDGQWLVTPHTRAGTGLATPAAVHLEDLYDALMAGLGERVDIRTGMEVTRVRARRAARPAVGDGRTLFEADLIVAADGIDSPVRRALAPEAVAVGSGFAAWQAVVPGFRAPTLPPDHRAGGETLGAGYRFVSVPLGDRAAGRGGIYWVATAAGAPRPESPATQLMLLRRWFATWHEPIGELLAATRPEDLIPQEVRELRPLPRTYGFRCGTGGVVLLGDAAHAMPHHLGQGACLAFEDAATLRSLVATAEPGPALGQAVEAYDRVRRPRTTTVVRQSRRMSAVVQARGRLALRARDAALGSLRPRILGHAHGPAADWNPPD; this comes from the coding sequence ATGCGCACGGCCGTGGTGGTGGGGGCGGGCATGGCGGGCCTCGCCGCGGCCGGCGCCCTCGCCCGCGAGGGCTGGCAGGTCACCCTCCTCGAACGCGGCGAACGGGTGGCCGCGCCGCCGACCGCGCTGGTGCTCTGGCCCAACGGCCGCCGCGCCCTGGAGTCGCTCGACCCGGACGGTGGCTGGCCCGCCATCGCCGCGCCGCTGCCCGACGGCGGCGTCCGCCGCCCCGACGGCCAGTGGCTGGTCACGCCGCACACCCGCGCGGGTACCGGCCTGGCGACCCCCGCAGCGGTGCACCTCGAGGACCTGTACGACGCCCTGATGGCCGGCCTCGGCGAGCGCGTGGACATCCGTACCGGCATGGAGGTCACCCGGGTCCGGGCCCGGCGCGCAGCTCGCCCGGCGGTGGGCGACGGCCGGACGCTGTTCGAGGCCGACCTGATCGTCGCCGCCGACGGCATCGACAGCCCGGTCCGCCGCGCGCTGGCCCCCGAGGCGGTCGCCGTGGGCTCCGGCTTCGCCGCCTGGCAGGCGGTCGTGCCGGGCTTCCGCGCCCCCACCCTGCCCCCGGACCACCGCGCCGGCGGAGAGACCCTCGGCGCGGGCTACCGCTTCGTCTCGGTGCCCCTCGGCGACCGCGCGGCCGGCCGCGGCGGAATCTACTGGGTGGCGACCGCGGCGGGCGCACCCCGCCCGGAATCGCCCGCGACCCAACTGATGCTGCTCCGCCGATGGTTCGCCACCTGGCACGAGCCCATCGGCGAGCTGCTCGCCGCGACCCGCCCCGAGGATCTGATACCGCAGGAGGTCCGGGAACTGCGACCGCTGCCCCGCACGTACGGCTTCCGCTGCGGCACCGGAGGCGTCGTCCTGCTCGGCGACGCCGCCCACGCGATGCCCCACCATCTGGGCCAGGGCGCCTGCCTCGCCTTCGAGGACGCGGCGACGCTGCGCTCCCTGGTCGCGACGGCGGAGCCGGGGCCGGCGCTGGGCCAGGCCGTCGAGGCGTACGACCGGGTGCGCCGGCCGCGCACGACCACGGTGGTGCGGCAGAGCCGGCGGATGTCCGCGGTGGTGCAGGCGCGGGGCCGCCTGGCGCTGCGGGCGCGGGACGCGGCCCTGGGCTCCCTACGGCCGCGGATCCTGGGCCATGCCCACGGCCCGGCCGCGGACTGGAACCCCCCGGACTAG
- the trpC gene encoding indole-3-glycerol phosphate synthase TrpC has protein sequence MLEEILAGVREDVAARQDEVSLERVRELAAAAPPAIDAYAALRKPGVAVIAEVKRSSPSKGALADIPDPAELAGEYAAGGARCISVLTEGRWFGGSLDDLAAVRAAVDVPVLRKDFVVSSYQVHEARAHGADLVLLIVAALEQNVLVGLLERIESLGMTALVEVHNEEEADRALDAGAQVIGVNARDLRTLEVDRSVFERIAPGLPNNVVKIAESGVRGPHDLIRYASAGADAVLVGEGLVTKKSPRDAVAELVNAGNHPATPRPVR, from the coding sequence GTGCTCGAGGAGATCCTGGCGGGGGTGCGCGAGGACGTCGCGGCGCGCCAGGATGAGGTCTCGCTGGAGCGGGTACGCGAGCTCGCGGCGGCGGCCCCGCCGGCGATCGACGCGTACGCGGCCCTGCGTAAGCCCGGTGTGGCAGTGATCGCCGAGGTCAAGCGGTCATCGCCGTCGAAGGGCGCCCTGGCCGACATCCCCGACCCGGCGGAGCTCGCGGGCGAGTACGCGGCGGGCGGCGCCCGCTGCATCAGCGTGCTCACCGAGGGCCGCTGGTTCGGCGGCTCGCTGGACGACCTCGCCGCGGTGCGGGCGGCGGTCGATGTGCCGGTGCTGCGCAAGGACTTCGTCGTCTCCAGTTATCAGGTGCACGAGGCCCGCGCCCACGGTGCCGACCTCGTACTGCTGATCGTGGCGGCGCTCGAGCAGAACGTCCTGGTCGGCCTGCTGGAGCGGATCGAGTCGCTGGGCATGACCGCGCTCGTCGAGGTGCACAACGAGGAAGAGGCCGACCGGGCACTGGATGCCGGCGCCCAGGTCATCGGAGTGAACGCCCGCGACCTGCGCACGCTGGAGGTGGACCGGTCCGTCTTCGAGCGGATCGCGCCCGGCCTGCCCAACAACGTCGTCAAGATCGCCGAGTCGGGGGTACGCGGCCCGCACGACCTGATCCGGTACGCGTCGGCCGGCGCCGACGCGGTCCTGGTCGGCGAGGGACTGGTGACCAAGAAGAGCCCCCGCGACGCGGTGGCCGAGCTGGTGAACGCGGGCAACCACCCGGCGACACCCCGCCCGGTCCGATGA
- a CDS encoding Trp biosynthesis-associated membrane protein — protein sequence MTVLCCAAGAGLALYGITRAWAVEVTTRPGLPDLTTARTGADLAPWVVGLALVALAGGGALLATRGTARRGLGALLALTGAAVVAGAVGGRTGADAGAAGAGGTLWPVVCVLGGLLVVAGGWRALRHGHEWPSMGARYERRPATATPPPANEDERVDTRTAWDALDRGDDPTAP from the coding sequence GTGACGGTCCTGTGTTGCGCCGCGGGCGCCGGCCTGGCGCTGTACGGCATCACCCGCGCCTGGGCGGTCGAGGTGACCACCCGGCCGGGCCTGCCCGACCTGACGACCGCGCGCACCGGCGCCGACCTCGCACCCTGGGTGGTCGGTCTGGCGCTGGTCGCCCTGGCCGGCGGTGGCGCGCTGCTCGCCACCCGGGGCACGGCCCGGCGCGGCCTGGGCGCACTGCTGGCGCTGACCGGCGCCGCGGTGGTGGCCGGAGCGGTCGGAGGCCGCACCGGGGCCGACGCCGGAGCGGCCGGGGCCGGCGGCACGCTGTGGCCGGTCGTCTGCGTCCTCGGCGGGCTGCTGGTGGTGGCCGGCGGCTGGCGGGCGCTGCGGCACGGCCACGAGTGGCCGTCCATGGGCGCCCGCTACGAGCGCCGCCCGGCGACGGCCACGCCGCCGCCGGCGAACGAGGATGAGCGGGTCGATACGAGGACGGCGTGGGACGCACTCGATCGCGGAGACGATCCCACCGCGCCCTGA
- a CDS encoding anthranilate synthase component I, with protein MTSGAVTPDEAGFVAEAARRRVVPVTRRLLADGETPIGVYRKLAGGPGTFLLESAEQGAGSAAWSRYSFVGVRSAATLVERDGAAVWLGSPPAGVPMDGDPVVALRETVAALAAPGGEPADDGLPPLTGGMVGYLSYDLIRRFERLPATAADDLPLPELGMMLATDLVVLDHFDGSAILVANAVLPGDADGATARAAYHQAVGRLDAMTTALSRPTPPMISTVERVPPGDVVSRTAPGDYQKAVATAKEAIRAGECFQIVVAQRFERATDADPLDVYRVLRATNPSPYMYLLRFDDFDIVGSSPEAHLKVSAADGGVRRALLHPIAGTRWRGATPERDNALAAELLADPKERAEHVMLVDLGRNDLGRVCRAGTVEVPDFARIERYSHVMHIVSTVVGELRDDRTAFDALAATFPAGTLSGAPKVRAMEIIESLEPTRRGLYGGTVGYFGFAGDMDMAIAIRTALMRGGTAYVGAGAGIVADSDPAAEEQETRNKAAAVLAAIAAAETLRAAR; from the coding sequence ATGACCAGCGGTGCCGTGACGCCCGACGAGGCCGGTTTCGTCGCCGAGGCGGCGCGCCGGCGGGTGGTGCCGGTGACCCGGCGGCTGCTGGCCGACGGGGAGACGCCCATCGGCGTCTACCGCAAGCTCGCCGGCGGCCCGGGGACCTTCCTGCTCGAGTCCGCCGAGCAGGGTGCCGGGTCCGCGGCGTGGTCGCGCTACTCCTTCGTCGGGGTGCGCAGCGCCGCCACGCTGGTCGAGCGCGACGGTGCGGCGGTCTGGCTGGGCAGCCCGCCGGCGGGCGTACCGATGGACGGTGACCCGGTGGTCGCCCTGCGGGAGACGGTCGCGGCCCTCGCCGCGCCCGGCGGTGAGCCGGCCGACGACGGACTGCCGCCGCTGACCGGTGGCATGGTCGGATATCTGAGCTACGACCTGATCCGACGGTTCGAGCGCCTGCCCGCCACCGCCGCGGACGACCTGCCCCTGCCCGAGCTGGGCATGATGCTCGCCACCGACCTCGTGGTCCTGGACCACTTCGACGGCTCGGCGATCCTGGTCGCCAACGCGGTGCTGCCCGGCGACGCCGACGGGGCCACCGCACGCGCCGCGTACCACCAGGCGGTGGGACGCCTCGACGCGATGACCACCGCGCTGTCCCGCCCCACCCCGCCGATGATCTCCACGGTGGAGCGGGTGCCGCCGGGCGACGTGGTCAGCCGCACCGCGCCGGGCGACTACCAGAAGGCGGTTGCCACGGCCAAGGAGGCGATCCGGGCCGGCGAGTGCTTCCAGATCGTCGTGGCCCAGCGCTTCGAGCGGGCCACCGACGCCGACCCGCTGGACGTCTACCGGGTGCTTCGGGCGACGAATCCGAGTCCGTACATGTATCTGCTGCGGTTCGACGACTTCGACATCGTCGGCTCCTCGCCGGAGGCGCATCTCAAGGTCAGCGCCGCGGACGGGGGCGTACGCCGGGCCCTGCTGCACCCCATCGCCGGCACCCGCTGGCGCGGCGCGACCCCGGAGCGCGACAACGCCCTCGCCGCCGAGCTGCTCGCCGACCCGAAGGAGCGCGCCGAGCACGTGATGCTCGTCGACCTCGGGCGCAACGACCTGGGCCGGGTCTGCCGCGCGGGCACGGTCGAGGTGCCCGATTTCGCGCGCATCGAGCGCTACAGCCACGTCATGCACATCGTATCCACGGTCGTCGGCGAGCTGCGCGACGACCGGACGGCCTTCGACGCGCTCGCCGCGACGTTCCCGGCCGGCACGCTGTCCGGGGCGCCGAAGGTACGCGCCATGGAGATCATCGAGAGCCTGGAGCCGACCCGTCGCGGCCTGTACGGCGGCACGGTCGGCTACTTCGGCTTCGCCGGCGACATGGACATGGCCATCGCGATCCGTACGGCGCTGATGCGCGGCGGCACGGCCTACGTCGGCGCGGGAGCCGGCATCGTGGCCGATTCCGACCCGGCCGCCGAGGAGCAGGAGACCCGCAACAAGGCCGCCGCCGTGCTCGCCGCGATCGCCGCCGCCGAGACCCTGCGCGCCGCCCGGTGA
- a CDS encoding ABC transporter permease codes for MNLRITLSTAARILRQLRHDRRTVALLVVVPAALLTLLFHMYDEGPTFDRIALAMLGIFPFVMMFLVTSIAMLRERTTGTLERLLTTPLGKLDLLFGYGLAFGLAATVQAAVAVGAAYWLLGLDTVGSSGLVVLIAVVNAVLGVALGLLCSAFARTEFQAVQFLPVVVVPQLLLCGLFVPRGQMAGWLQAASDAFPLSYAVDALMQVGRHADPTATMWRDLAIVTGAAIVALVLAAATLRRRTG; via the coding sequence ATGAACCTGCGGATCACGCTCAGCACGGCCGCCCGGATCCTGCGGCAGTTGCGCCACGACCGGCGTACGGTCGCGCTGCTGGTCGTCGTCCCGGCGGCGCTGCTGACCCTACTGTTCCACATGTACGACGAAGGGCCCACGTTCGACCGGATCGCGCTGGCGATGCTGGGGATCTTCCCGTTCGTGATGATGTTTCTGGTGACCAGCATCGCCATGCTGCGCGAACGCACCACCGGCACCCTCGAGCGGCTGCTGACCACCCCGCTCGGCAAGCTCGACCTGCTCTTCGGCTACGGGCTCGCGTTCGGCCTGGCCGCCACGGTGCAGGCGGCGGTGGCGGTCGGGGCGGCGTACTGGCTGCTCGGTCTCGATACCGTCGGCAGCTCCGGGCTCGTGGTGCTCATCGCCGTGGTCAACGCGGTGCTCGGGGTGGCGCTGGGGCTGCTCTGCAGCGCCTTCGCCCGCACCGAGTTCCAGGCCGTACAGTTCCTACCGGTGGTGGTCGTGCCGCAGCTCCTGCTCTGCGGGCTGTTCGTGCCGCGTGGGCAGATGGCGGGCTGGCTGCAGGCCGCCAGCGACGCCTTTCCGCTGTCCTACGCGGTGGACGCCCTGATGCAGGTCGGCCGGCATGCCGATCCGACCGCGACGATGTGGCGCGACCTTGCGATCGTGACGGGGGCCGCGATCGTGGCCCTGGTGCTGGCGGCCGCGACGCTGCGGCGCCGCACCGGCTGA
- the trpB gene encoding tryptophan synthase subunit beta: MSAETLPDLTGHFGRFGGRFVPEALVRALDELDAAYREAKTDPAFQERFTGLLRDYAGTPSLLYRAERLSAELGAEILLKREDLNHTGAHKVRNVLGQALLAKRMGKPRVIAETGAGQHGVASATAAALLDLECVVYMGQVDIERQALNVARMRMLGATVVPVTNGSRTLKDALNEALRDWVSSVETTHYLLGTAAGPHPFPEIVRDFVGGIGTEAREQCLTALGRLPDAVAACIGGGSNAIGIFHAFVGDEGVRLYGFEAGGDGVATGRHAASITGGSTGVLHGTRTYVLQDEDGQTIESHSISAGLDYPGVGPEHAWLHDTGRAVYEPVTDAEAMAAFQLLCRTEGIIPAIESAHALAGAARIVPRLTEELGRTPTIVVNLSGRGDKDVHTAGAYFGILDEREVLVPGEQE, translated from the coding sequence ATGAGCGCTGAGACCCTTCCCGACCTGACCGGTCACTTCGGTCGGTTCGGCGGGCGTTTCGTCCCCGAGGCGCTCGTGCGGGCGCTCGACGAGCTCGATGCGGCGTACCGGGAGGCCAAGACCGACCCGGCCTTCCAGGAGCGGTTCACCGGCCTGCTGCGCGACTACGCCGGCACGCCGTCGCTGCTCTACCGCGCCGAGCGGCTCTCCGCGGAGCTGGGGGCGGAGATCCTGCTCAAGCGCGAGGACCTCAACCACACCGGCGCCCACAAGGTCCGCAACGTGCTCGGCCAGGCCCTGCTCGCCAAGCGGATGGGCAAGCCGCGGGTCATCGCGGAGACCGGCGCCGGGCAGCACGGGGTCGCCAGCGCCACCGCGGCCGCGCTCCTCGATCTCGAGTGCGTCGTCTACATGGGCCAGGTCGACATCGAGCGGCAGGCGCTCAACGTGGCGCGGATGCGGATGCTCGGGGCGACCGTCGTGCCGGTGACCAACGGCTCGCGGACCCTCAAGGACGCCCTCAACGAGGCGCTGCGTGACTGGGTGTCGAGCGTCGAGACCACCCACTACCTGCTCGGCACCGCCGCCGGCCCGCACCCGTTCCCGGAGATCGTCCGCGACTTCGTCGGCGGCATCGGCACGGAGGCGCGCGAGCAGTGCCTGACCGCGCTGGGCCGGCTGCCCGACGCGGTCGCCGCCTGCATCGGCGGCGGCTCCAACGCGATCGGCATCTTCCACGCCTTCGTCGGCGACGAGGGGGTCCGGCTCTACGGCTTCGAGGCCGGCGGCGACGGCGTCGCGACCGGTCGGCACGCCGCGTCGATCACCGGGGGCTCGACGGGGGTCCTGCACGGCACCCGCACCTACGTGCTGCAGGACGAGGACGGCCAGACGATCGAGTCGCACTCCATCTCGGCGGGCCTGGACTACCCGGGCGTCGGGCCGGAGCACGCCTGGCTGCACGACACCGGCCGGGCGGTCTACGAGCCGGTCACCGACGCCGAGGCGATGGCAGCGTTCCAGCTCCTCTGCCGCACCGAGGGCATCATCCCGGCGATCGAGAGCGCGCACGCCCTCGCCGGTGCCGCCCGCATCGTGCCGCGGCTGACCGAGGAGCTCGGCCGCACCCCGACGATCGTGGTCAACCTGTCCGGGCGCGGCGACAAGGACGTGCACACCGCCGGGGCCTACTTCGGCATCCTCGACGAGCGCGAGGTTCTCGTACCGGGGGAGCAGGAATGA
- a CDS encoding TetR/AcrR family transcriptional regulator, whose product MVRRSGRRPGNQDTKQSILEAARTIFAERGFDKASIRAIAGEAGVDPALVHHYFGTKEKLFLASVNAPVNPAELIPKALAGPREEAGARLVALVLSVWDSPAGGAAVALMRSALSNEWTARLMREFVLTQVLRRAVAELGIDAEEAPVRAALVATQIAGLAVVRYVLKAEPVASADPQRLVAAVGPSVQRYLTEDLPGVF is encoded by the coding sequence TTGGTACGGCGCAGCGGGCGGCGTCCGGGCAACCAGGACACCAAGCAGTCCATCCTGGAGGCCGCCCGCACCATCTTCGCCGAGCGCGGCTTCGACAAGGCCTCGATCCGGGCGATCGCCGGCGAGGCCGGGGTCGATCCGGCGCTGGTGCACCACTACTTCGGCACCAAGGAGAAGCTCTTCCTGGCCAGCGTGAACGCGCCGGTCAACCCCGCCGAGCTGATACCGAAGGCGCTCGCGGGGCCCCGTGAGGAGGCCGGCGCGCGCCTGGTCGCGCTCGTGCTGAGCGTGTGGGACTCGCCCGCCGGTGGTGCCGCGGTGGCGCTCATGCGCTCGGCGCTGAGCAACGAGTGGACCGCCCGACTGATGCGCGAGTTCGTGCTCACCCAGGTCCTGCGCCGGGCGGTGGCCGAGCTCGGCATCGACGCGGAGGAGGCCCCGGTCCGTGCCGCCCTGGTCGCTACGCAGATCGCCGGGCTGGCCGTGGTCCGCTACGTACTCAAGGCGGAGCCGGTCGCCTCGGCCGACCCGCAGCGGCTGGTGGCCGCGGTCGGCCCGAGCGTGCAGCGCTACCTCACCGAGGATCTCCCCGGCGTCTTCTAG
- the trpA gene encoding tryptophan synthase subunit alpha has translation MSISETFGKAKAEGRSVLVGCMPAGFPTVDDSIASMVAMAEAGCDVIEVELPYSDPVMDGPVIQKASDIALAGGVRTRDTLRIIEAVANTGATVVLMTYWNPVEKYGVDAFARDLAAAGATGMITPDLIPDEAAAWIAASDRHEIDRTFLVSPSSTDERLAMTVANCRGFVYATALMGVTGARTSVSSQAPELVARVRAADPEMPVGVGLGVGTGAQAAEVASFADGVIVGSALIRCVLDAPDLATGHQRLRTLSAELAAGVRESKPS, from the coding sequence GTGAGTATTTCCGAGACCTTCGGCAAGGCGAAGGCCGAGGGACGGTCGGTGCTCGTCGGGTGCATGCCCGCGGGCTTCCCGACCGTCGACGACAGCATCGCCTCGATGGTCGCGATGGCCGAGGCCGGATGCGACGTCATCGAGGTCGAGCTGCCGTACAGCGACCCGGTGATGGACGGCCCGGTGATCCAGAAGGCCTCCGACATCGCCCTGGCGGGCGGCGTACGCACCCGGGACACGCTGCGCATCATCGAGGCGGTCGCGAACACCGGCGCCACCGTCGTGCTGATGACGTACTGGAACCCCGTCGAGAAGTACGGCGTGGACGCGTTCGCCCGCGACCTCGCCGCGGCCGGGGCGACCGGAATGATCACCCCGGACCTGATCCCGGACGAGGCCGCGGCGTGGATCGCCGCCTCCGACCGGCACGAGATCGACCGTACGTTCCTGGTCTCGCCGTCCTCGACGGACGAACGCCTCGCGATGACCGTCGCGAACTGCCGCGGCTTCGTCTACGCCACCGCGCTGATGGGCGTCACCGGCGCCCGGACGTCGGTGTCGTCGCAGGCCCCGGAGCTGGTCGCGCGGGTCCGTGCGGCCGACCCGGAGATGCCGGTCGGCGTCGGCCTGGGCGTCGGCACCGGTGCGCAGGCGGCCGAGGTGGCCTCGTTCGCCGACGGGGTGATCGTCGGCAGCGCGCTGATCCGCTGCGTGCTCGACGCCCCCGACCTGGCCACGGGCCACCAGCGGCTGCGCACGCTCAGCGCGGAGCTTGCCGCGGGCGTACGGGAGAGCAAACCCTCCTGA
- a CDS encoding DUF2470 domain-containing protein gives MQPTHAEVARTLAAGHLPATAHIACRPGPLPVRHVTDAHGRVLLLSPRDGAVTAALSPAPGTDDTALVLDISDVPPVAGAPSLGRVWVSGWATLLAGDEARQAALDYADSDPASDLLDVGTTQVIHRMDVAEVRYERHGVLVEVDPDEFAEAEPDPLRAIEFDLITDLADHHVEEMAGYVRRQLGPAARPGDEPRVVRLDRYGFLVRLGARLARLSFPRPVADRHDLAHLLHPVLCGRCAHRDEAA, from the coding sequence ATGCAGCCCACCCATGCCGAGGTCGCGCGGACGCTCGCGGCCGGCCACCTGCCCGCCACCGCGCACATCGCCTGCCGTCCGGGCCCGCTCCCGGTGCGCCACGTGACCGACGCCCACGGCCGGGTGCTGCTGCTCTCGCCCCGCGACGGCGCGGTCACCGCCGCCCTCAGCCCGGCGCCGGGCACCGACGACACCGCCCTCGTCCTGGACATCTCCGACGTGCCGCCGGTGGCCGGCGCACCGTCCCTCGGCCGCGTGTGGGTCTCGGGCTGGGCCACCCTGCTAGCCGGAGACGAGGCCCGCCAGGCCGCGCTCGACTACGCCGACAGCGACCCGGCCTCCGACCTGCTCGACGTCGGCACCACGCAGGTCATTCACCGGATGGACGTCGCCGAGGTGCGCTACGAGCGCCACGGCGTCCTGGTCGAGGTCGACCCGGACGAGTTCGCGGAGGCGGAACCGGACCCGCTGCGCGCCATCGAGTTCGACCTCATCACCGACCTCGCCGACCACCATGTCGAGGAGATGGCCGGCTACGTGCGCCGCCAGCTCGGCCCGGCCGCCCGCCCCGGCGACGAGCCCCGCGTCGTCCGCCTCGACCGCTACGGCTTCCTGGTCCGCCTCGGCGCCCGGCTCGCCCGGCTGTCGTTCCCGCGCCCGGTGGCCGACCGCCACGACCTCGCCCACCTGCTGCATCCGGTGCTGTGCGGCCGGTGCGCGCACCGCGACGAGGCGGCGTAG
- the lgt gene encoding prolipoprotein diacylglyceryl transferase yields MTLTAIPSPATSVWHVAGIPIRAYALCIVAGIVVAVLVMEHRLRRRGVAPWASLDMAVWAVPFGIVGARIYHVLTSPGDYFGDGGQPIRVFQIWEGGLGIWGAIAGGALGAWLAARQLGIPFAVFADALAPGLPLAQAIGRLGNWFNNELYGSVTTLPWGLRVHDMDRADPGHATVIDGTPVTLPDLYHPTFLYEAVWNVGVAGFVWLLDRRFKFGRGRAFALYVMAYTVGRCWIEMLRIDDASKFFGVRLNVFTSIVVFLGALAYFLLVKGPREYVVPIDAPETEPVSEPAGDVSQVDVGTTERVATAPKAYQVVSEERFRAYERTGVLPPAESPPAEADAQEPAADGDDGSRPAASASADER; encoded by the coding sequence GTGACCCTCACCGCAATCCCCAGCCCCGCAACATCGGTGTGGCACGTCGCCGGCATTCCGATCCGGGCGTACGCACTCTGCATCGTCGCCGGCATCGTCGTCGCCGTCCTCGTGATGGAGCACCGGCTGCGCCGCCGCGGCGTGGCGCCCTGGGCCTCGCTGGACATGGCCGTGTGGGCGGTGCCGTTCGGCATCGTCGGCGCGCGGATCTATCACGTGCTCACCTCGCCGGGTGACTACTTCGGCGACGGCGGCCAGCCCATCCGGGTCTTCCAGATCTGGGAGGGCGGCCTGGGCATCTGGGGCGCGATCGCCGGCGGCGCGCTCGGCGCCTGGCTGGCCGCCCGCCAGCTCGGCATCCCGTTCGCGGTGTTCGCCGACGCGCTCGCGCCCGGCCTGCCGCTGGCCCAGGCGATCGGCCGGCTCGGCAACTGGTTCAACAACGAGCTGTACGGCAGCGTCACGACGCTGCCGTGGGGCCTGCGCGTGCACGACATGGACCGCGCCGACCCGGGCCACGCCACGGTCATCGACGGCACGCCGGTCACCCTGCCCGACCTCTACCATCCGACCTTCCTGTACGAGGCGGTCTGGAACGTCGGCGTGGCGGGGTTCGTCTGGCTCCTCGACCGCCGGTTCAAGTTCGGCCGCGGCCGCGCCTTCGCGCTGTACGTGATGGCGTACACGGTGGGCCGCTGCTGGATCGAGATGCTGCGCATCGACGACGCCAGCAAGTTCTTCGGCGTCCGCCTGAACGTCTTCACCTCGATCGTGGTCTTCCTGGGGGCGCTGGCCTACTTCCTGCTGGTCAAGGGTCCCCGCGAGTACGTGGTGCCGATCGACGCGCCCGAGACCGAGCCGGTGAGCGAGCCGGCCGGCGACGTGAGCCAGGTCGACGTCGGCACCACCGAGCGGGTCGCTACCGCCCCGAAGGCCTATCAAGTCGTGAGCGAGGAACGGTTCCGGGCGTACGAACGTACGGGCGTGCTGCCGCCTGCCGAGAGCCCGCCCGCCGAAGCCGACGCGCAGGAGCCGGCCGCGGACGGCGACGACGGCTCCCGCCCGGCCGCCTCCGCGTCCGCCGACGAGCGTTAG
- a CDS encoding ABC transporter ATP-binding protein, translating into MTSAIEVRGLVVERGGRRVLHGISCTVPAGSVTGLLGPSGSGKTTLIRAVVGVQIVRSGTVTVLGQPAGATALRRTVGYVTQAPSIYADLSVRENARYFASLHGLSAADAEQALTDVGLSGAAGQLVGNLSGGQRSRASLACAMIGKPRLLVLDEPTVGQDPVLRADLWGRFHALAAEGTTLLVSSHVMDEAGRCDRLLLIREGRLIGDDSPAAIRATAGTEDLEEAFLRLIRDREEVDAR; encoded by the coding sequence ATGACCAGCGCCATCGAGGTCCGGGGTCTCGTGGTCGAGCGCGGTGGGCGGCGGGTCCTGCACGGGATCTCCTGCACCGTGCCGGCCGGGAGCGTGACCGGGCTGCTAGGGCCCAGCGGCAGCGGCAAGACGACGCTCATCCGGGCGGTCGTCGGGGTGCAGATCGTCCGCTCGGGCACCGTCACCGTGCTGGGTCAGCCGGCCGGCGCGACGGCCCTGCGCCGCACCGTCGGCTACGTGACGCAGGCACCCAGCATCTACGCCGATCTCTCCGTACGCGAGAACGCCCGGTATTTCGCCTCGCTCCACGGCCTGTCCGCCGCCGACGCCGAGCAGGCCCTCACCGACGTCGGCCTGAGCGGCGCCGCCGGGCAGCTCGTCGGGAACCTCTCCGGCGGGCAGCGCAGCCGCGCCTCGCTGGCCTGCGCGATGATCGGCAAGCCGCGCCTGCTGGTGCTGGACGAGCCGACCGTCGGGCAGGACCCGGTGCTGCGCGCCGATCTGTGGGGCAGGTTCCACGCGCTCGCCGCCGAGGGCACGACGCTGCTCGTGTCGAGTCACGTCATGGACGAGGCCGGGCGCTGCGACCGGCTGCTGCTGATCCGCGAGGGGCGGCTGATCGGCGACGACTCGCCCGCGGCCATCCGCGCCACGGCCGGCACCGAGGACCTCGAGGAGGCGTTCCTGCGCCTCATCCGCGACCGCGAGGAGGTCGACGCCCGATGA
- the hisI gene encoding phosphoribosyl-AMP cyclohydrolase translates to MPVTDLQNQPARPSALDPAIAARLRRNPDGLVAAVVREHATGDVLMLAWMDDEALHRTLTSGRATYWSRSRREYWVKGATSGHHQYVRSVALDCDGDALLVTVDQVGAACHTGSRTCFNDELPVSGPEENS, encoded by the coding sequence GTGCCTGTCACAGACCTCCAGAACCAGCCCGCCCGGCCGTCCGCCCTCGACCCGGCGATCGCCGCCCGCCTGCGCCGCAACCCCGACGGCCTGGTCGCCGCCGTCGTGCGCGAGCATGCCACCGGCGACGTACTGATGCTCGCGTGGATGGACGACGAGGCGCTGCACCGTACGCTCACCTCCGGGCGCGCCACCTACTGGTCGCGTAGCCGCCGGGAGTACTGGGTGAAGGGCGCGACGTCGGGGCACCACCAGTACGTCCGTTCCGTGGCCCTCGACTGCGACGGTGACGCCCTGCTGGTCACGGTGGACCAGGTCGGGGCGGCCTGTCACACGGGGTCGCGTACGTGCTTCAACGACGAGTTGCCGGTCTCCGGCCCGGAGGAGAACTCATGA